In one Halichondria panicea chromosome 4, odHalPani1.1, whole genome shotgun sequence genomic region, the following are encoded:
- the LOC135335230 gene encoding uncharacterized protein LOC135335230, giving the protein MPAAPALHQVKHRLKNSRVTNMECSILKCNIGRDKCLKKEIWRLRLNWMFLFSLGGLYAVSYTSLSSSFHQFVTNPSVDQLNGTNSTMEIGLGQTESFYSVLISLFNLGALVGAVLCGFLVKVLPYWYLIMFSLFAHTIGYVLYAVTSIGWLIMISKFLSGFFIGAELTLALSYFAESSIEYHRLRLEVDAKKESSSQQFRNMLFALHNVGINIGYIFGPGFAVILAQFKVNQFRSIAWYNVALGVAAMFLQLAMFHGESTFKKVSKQRLSLFCSKDFKFFNPSEFLILAFLIVLRGVLSFRFGAYETVYNPVLSDYYGFNEIYSSYFFFALTLAQIFGTLLLIFFQNIKIKSQTIAIIGLLMTIGSCVLMADWQSIPYDECTEYSPFHNPGLVDNYNIMLEPRKELFKRAHCDQLTDISSNILMSFELISRSKVTLLSGYTIETQVIDGTKFDCQRTDVCSLCSQHYSDGKPVCLQFGARVNAEGCWTQIDGVHLYDNALNSNVSESFLCSSTRSNLSFCIFLRTIPLVQLQSLKHLKPDVYNAAMNMCLTANGTRNNCYWNPQSIITGKHCEDCQPICRSRSHSLTFVQFVLGSALLLVSIPVAWVPVAALISNRVSTAAQGIVMGLMVALTAIGRSVSPIWLDAAYEGMEKRTFLAMTLLAVTHLPFLIGTILLFRKLQNASVYTNRYSKLVPDQSDTD; this is encoded by the exons ATGCCTGCAGCCCCTGCGTTGCATCAAGTGAAGCATCGTTTGAAAAACAGtc GTGTAACTAACATGGAATGTTCCATCCTGAAGTGCAACATTGGCAGGG ACAAGTGTTTGAAGAAAGAGATATGGAGACTTAGGCTGAACTGGATGTTTCTTTTTTCGCTGGGAGGGTTGTATGCTGTTAGTTACACAAGTTTATCCTCCTCTTTCCATCAATTTGTCACCAATCCATCTGTTGATCAACTGAATGGAACAAATTCCACC ATGGAAATAGGTCTTGGACAAACAGAGTCGTTTTATTCAGTTTTGATCAGTCTTTTCAATCTGGGAGCGCTTGTTGGTGCTGTTTTGTGTGGATTCCTTGTGAAAGTCTTACCATACTGGTATCTGATTATGTTCAGCCTTTTTGCCCATACcattggctacgtgctctacGCTGTGACATCTATTGGATGGCTAATCATGATCTCCAAGTTTctctctggtttctttattggTGCAGAATTAACATTGGCACTCAGCTACTTTGCAGAAAGTAGTATTGAGTACCACAGATTGAGGTTAGAGGTAGATGCCAAAAAGGAGTCAAGTTCACAGCAGTTCAGGAACATGTTGTTTGCCTTACACAATGTAGGGATTAACATTGGATACATATTTGGCCCAG GCTTTGCGGTCATCTTGGCACAATTTAAAGTAAATCAGTTTCGATCCATTGCCTGGTACAATGTTGCTCTTGGTGTAGCAGCTATGTTCTTACAACTAGCAATGTTTCATGGGGAAAGCACCTTTAAAAAAGTGTCTAAACAGCGCTTATCACTATTCTGCAGTAAAGATTTCAAGTTCTTCAATCCATCTGAATTTTTG ATACTTGCTTTTCTTATTGTACTTCGTGGAGTGTTAAGTTTTAGGTTTGGAGCATATGAGACCGTTTATAATCCTGTTTTGTCTGACTACTATGGATTTAACGAGATATACAGCTCCTACTTCTTTTTTGCCCTCACCTTGGCACAGATATTTGGAACCTTATTATT GATTTTCTTCCAAAATATCAAGATAAAAAGTCAGACAATCGCTATCATTGGATTGCTAATGACAATCGGAAGTTGTGTTTTGATGGCTGATTGGCAATCCATTCCTTATGATGAGTGTACTGAATACAGCCCGTTCCATAACCCTGGTCTTGTGGATAATTACAATATTATGTTGGAGCCCCGTAAGGAATTATTCAAAAGAGCTCACTGTGACCAGTTGACTGATATTTCTTCCAATATTCTTATGAGCTTTGAACTTATATCCAGGTCCAAAGTAACATTGCTCTCAGGCTACACTATAGAGACTCAAGTTATAGATGGTACCAAGTTTGATTGCCAACGTACGGatgtgtgttcactgtgcAGTCAACATTATAGTGATGGAAAGCCCGTGTGTCTGCAGTTTGGAGCTCGTGTTAACGCAGAAGGGTGTTGGACGCAAATAGATGGAGTACATCTTTATGATAATGCTCTAAATTCAAACGTTTCTGAATCATTTCTCTGCTCATCGACCAGGTCAAATCTTTCGTTCTGTATTTTTCTACGTACCATTCCATTGGTGCAACTCCAAAGTTTAAAGCATCTCAAACCGGATGTTTACAATGCAGCTATGAATATGTGTTTAACAGCCAATGGTACTAGGAATAACTGTTACTGGAATCCTCAGTCAATCATTACTGGCAAGCACTGTGAAGACTGTCAACCTATTTGTAGAAGCAGGTCTCATTCGCTAACGTTTGTCCAGTTTGTACTGGGGTCAGCACTTCTGTTGGTGTCGATCCCTGTAGCGTGGGTACCAGTAGCAGCTCTCATCTCTAATCGGGTTTCCACAGCAGCTCAG GGAATTGTGATGGGCTTAATGGTAGCATTGACTGCTATTGGAAGGAGTGTCAGCCCAATTTGGT TGGATGCTGCATATGAAGGAATGGAGAAACGAACCTTTTTAGCAATGACATTGCTTGCTGTTACTCATTTACCATTTCTTATTGGAACTATTCTGCTATTCAGGAAATTGCAAAATGCTTCCGTCTACACCAATAGATACTCAAAATTGGTCCCTGACCAATCTGATACTGACTGA